A region of Dioscorea cayenensis subsp. rotundata cultivar TDr96_F1 chromosome 5, TDr96_F1_v2_PseudoChromosome.rev07_lg8_w22 25.fasta, whole genome shotgun sequence DNA encodes the following proteins:
- the LOC120260842 gene encoding ABC transporter G family member 39-like, which translates to MERTASNFVSSLRRSGSAWGSRTATEIFSRSSREEDDEEALKWAALEKLPTYDRLRKGVLTGLTGETAEIDIANLGFQERKTLIERLVRVAEEDNEKFLMKLKNRLDRVGIENPTIEVRFENLEIKAEVFVGSNAVPTVINFFVNKIEAILNSLHVLPTRKKKITILDNISGIVKPGRIALLLGPPGSGKTSLLLALAGKLDQSLKASGRVTYNGHGMDEFVPQRTSAYISQHDLHIGEMTVRETLAFSARCQGVGTRYDMLSELARREKAAGIKPDADIDVYMKASSLEGQESVVTDYILKILGLDICADTMVGDAMLRGISGGQKKRVTTGEMLVGPARALFMDEISTGLDSSTTYQIVNCLRQTIHILGGTALIALLQPAPETYDLFDDIFLISEGQIVYQGPREHVLEFFEYMGFKCPERKGVADFLQEVTSKKDQRQYWNKSNEPYRFITVKEFANAFHSFHVGRRLEYELSVPFDKSKNHPAALTKSRYGISKKELLKACFEREFLLMKRNSFVYIFKLFQLFVLALISMTVFFRTKMHHDTADDGSIYMGALFVGLLTHLFNGFAELAMSIAKLPVFYKQRDLLFFPAWAYSLPAWILKIPISFLECGLWVGVTYYVIGFDPNVERMLRQFLIYSLVSQMASGLFRFLAAVGRERVVANTFGSFGQLVLIVLGGFVLARNDIKKWWIWGYWASPLMYAQNSVAVNEFLGHSWKKVNVTTNGVSQYLGVKVLENRGIFPQAKWFWIGIAGLIGYVLVFNALCTLALDFLDPLGKGTAMAEDDKPDDGEGEGSELASRENQEAEANRNRGMVLPFAPLSLTFDDVKYAVDMPQEMKSQGVTEDRLLLLKGVSGSFRPGVLTALMGVSGAGKTTLMDVLAGRKTGGYIDGSVTISGYPKVQETFARISGYCEQNDIHSPFVTVYESLVYSAWLRLPSDVDKKTRMMFVDEVMELVELTPLRNALVGLPGVSGLSTEQRKRLTIAVELVANPSIIFMDEPTSGLDARAAAIVMRTVRNTVDTGRTVVCTIHQPSIDIFEAFDELFLMKRGGEEIYVGPLGHNSCELIKYFESVNGVSKIKDGYNPATWMLEVTSLGQEDFLGVNFAEIYKNSDLYRRNKALISELSTPPPGTEDLYFPTKYSQNFMVQCIACFWKQYKSYWRNPSYTAVRMFFTTITALMFGTIFWRLGSKTKTRQDLFNAMGALYSAVLFIGVQNSQTVQPAVDVERTVFYREKAAGMYSPLPYAFAQVAIEIPYTLAQTLIYGVLTYSMINFHWTFSKFMWYLYIMFCTFLYFTYYGMMAVALTPNSDIAAIVSAAFYAIWNLFAGFVIPLPRIPKWWKWYFWACPIAWTLYGLISSQFGDIDTPMDDTGKTVKQFVRDYFGYKRSFLGGVAAAEIGFNLLFAFVFALGIRQLNFQKR; encoded by the exons ATGGAGCGAACTGCAAGCAATTTTGTTTCAAGCTTGCGCCGGAGTGGCTCTGCGTGGGGAAGCCGCACAGCCACGGAGATATTTTCCCGGTCTTCAAGggaggaagatgatgaagaagctcTGAAATGGGCTGCACTTGAGAAACTGCCAACTTATGATCGGTTGAGGAAAGGTGTGCTCACCGGACTCACTGGTGAGACTGCCGAGATTGATATTGCTAACCTTGGATTTCAGGAAAGAAAAACTTTGATTGAGAGGCTTGTTAGAGTTGCTGAAGAAGACAATGAGAAGTTCTTGATGAAGCTCAAGAACAGACTTGACCG TGTTGGTATTGAAAATCCAACGATTGAAGTGCGGTTCGAGAACCTTGAGATCAAGGCAGAAGTTTTTGTGGGCAGCAATGCTGTTCCAACAGTCATAAATTTCTTTGTTAACAAGATCGAG GCAATCTTGAACTCTCTTCATGTTCTTCCaactagaaagaaaaagataaccATACTTGATAACATTAGTGGTATCGTCAAACCAGGAAGGATTGCATTGCTTTTAGGCCCTCCAGGGTCAGGGAAAACAAGCTTACTGCTTGCTCTGGCTGGCAAGCTTGATCAGAGTCTTAAAGCATCAGGAAGAGTGACTTATAATGGACATGGGATGGATGAGTTTGTCCCACAGAGAACCTCTGCTTATATAAGTCAGCATGACTTGCATATTGGAGAGATGACTGTTAGAGAAACCTTGGCCTTCTCTGCAAGATGCCAAGGTGTCGGAACTCGTTATG ACATGTTGAGTGAGCTAGCAAGGAGAGAAAAGGCTGCAGGTATTAAACCAGATGCTGATATTGATGTCTACATGAAG GCTTCTTCACTGGAAGGACAAGAGAGTGTGGTTACTGACTACATTCTGaag ATATTAGGATTAGACATATGTGCTGATACTATGGTAGGCGATGCAATGTTGAGAGGAATTTCAGGGGGGCAAAAGAAGAGAGTCACAACAG GGGAGATGCTTGTTGGTCCTGCGAGGGCTCTGTTTATGGATGAGATATCGACTGGTCTTGACAGCTCGACAACATACCAGATAGTAAATTGTCTAAGGCAAACCATTCATATCCTCGGCGGCACTGCATTGATAGCTCTACTTCAGCCTGCTCCTGAGACTTATGATCTCTTTGATGACATTTTCCTTATTTCTGAAGGCCAGATTGTTTATCAAGGTCCTCGTGAACATGTCCTCGAATTCTTCGAATACATGGGGTTTAAATGTCCTGAGAGAAAAGGTGTTGCAGACTTCCTCCAAGAG GTGACATCCAAGAAGGATCAGAGGCAATACTGGAATAAGAGTAACGAGCCTTATCGATTCATTACAGTTAAAGAATTCGCCAATGCCTTCCACTCCTTCCATGTTGGTCGTCGTTTGGAATATGAACTTAGTGTCCCCTTTGACAAGAGCAAGAACCACCCGGCCGCTTTGACAAAATCAAGATACGGTATCAGCAAGAAAGAGTTACTCAAGGCCTGCTTTGAAAGAGAGTTTCTGCTGATGAAAAGAAACTCATTTGTGTACATCTTCAAACTCTTCCAG CTTTTTGTGCTCGCGCTCATCTCAATGACTGTCTTCTTTCGAACAAAGATGCACCATGATACAGCAGATGATGGGTCGATTTACATGGGTGCACTCTTCGTCGGCCTACTTACTCACTTGTTCAACGGCTTTGCTGAGCTTGCTATGAGCATTGCGAAGCTCCCCGTGTTCTACAAACAGAGAGACCTCCTCTTCTTTCCTGCATGGGCATATTCTCTCCCTGCATGGATCCTTAAGATTCCTATTTCATTCCTCGAATGCGGTCTCTGGGTTGGTGTCACTTACTATGTCATCGGCTTCGATCCAAATGTAGAGAG GATGCTCAGACAATTTCTGATTTACTCACTAGTGAGTCAGATGGCCTCTGGGCTTTTCAGGTTTCTTGCTGCAGTTGGCAGAGAAAGGGTGGTGGCCAACACATTCGGTTCTTTTGGGCAGTTGGTGCTCATTGTTCTTGGTGGCTTTGTTCTTGCACGAA ATGATATTAAGAAATGGTGGATTTGGGGTTACTGGGCATCACCCTTGATGTATGCTCAGAATTCAGTAGCAGTGAATGAATTTCTCGGCCATAGTTGGAAAAAG GTGAATGTCACAACAAATGGAGTTTCGCAATATCTCGGAGTGAAAGTGTTGGAGAATCGTGGTATATTCCCACAAGCAAAATGGTTTTGGATTGGAATTGCTGGATTAATTGGATATGTTCTTGTTTTCAATGCTCTATGTACTCTCGCTCTTGATTTCCTTGACC CACTTGGAAAAGGCACTGCAATGGCTGAAGATGACAAGCCTGATGATGGGGAAGGAGAAGGCTCAGAATTAGCGAGCAGAG aaaaCCAAGAGGCTGAAGCTAATCGGAACAGGGGAATGGTGCTTCCATTTGCTCCTCTTTCGCTTACCTTCGATGATGTCAAGTACGCCGTGGACATGCCACAG GAAATGAAATCTCAAGGTGTCACAGAAGATCGGCTTTTGCTGCTTAAAGGTGTCAGTGGATCATTCAGGCCAGGAGTGCTCACTGCATTGATGGGTGTCAGTGGTGCTGGTAAGACCACTCTAATGGATGTCTTGGCTGGAAGGAAAACCGGAGGATATATAGATGGCAGTGTCACCATATCTGGTTATCCTAAGGTGCAAGAAACATTTGCTAGAATTTCTGGATACTGTGAGCAAAATGACATACACTCTCCTTTTGTCACTGTCTATGAATCGCTCGTCTACTCTGCCTGGCTCCGTTTACCTTCTGATGTCGATAAGAAAACAAGGATG ATGTTTGTTGATGAGGTGATGGAATTGGTAGAGTTGACACCATTGAGGAATGCATTGGTAGGATTGCCAGGAGTAAGTGGGTTATCAACAGAGCAGAGAAAGAGGCTGACAATTGCTGTTGAGCTTGTTGCTAATCCATCTATTATATTCATGGATGAGCCTACATCTGGATTGGATGCAAGAGCTGCCGCAATTGTTATGAGGACAGTGAGGAACACTGTGGATACTGGAAGAACGGTTGTTTGTACCATTCATCAGCCTAGCATTGATATCTTTGAAGCTTTCGATGAG TTATTCCTGAtgaaaagaggaggagaagagattTATGTTGGTCCATTGGGGCACAATTCTTGTGAGCTTATCAAGTACTTTGAG AGTGTAAATGGAGTCAGTAAGATTAAGGATGGGTACAATCCAGCCACATGGATGTTGGAAGTGACTTCATTAGGCCAAGAAGATTTCTTGGGGGTAAACTTTGCTGAAATATACAAGAACTCGGACCTTTACCG GAGAAACAAAGCTTTGATCAGTGAGCTGAGTACACCTCCTCCAGGCACTGAAGATCTCTACTTCCCCACTAAATACTCGCAAAATTTTATGGTTCAATGCATTGCTTGCTTTTGGAAACAATACAAATCATACTGGAGAAATCCATCTTACACTGCCGTCAGAATGTTCTTCACAACTATTACTGCACTCATGTTTGGCACCATCTTCTGGAGACTTGGGTCGAAAAC AAAAACAAGACAGGATCTCTTCAATGCCATGGGAGCTCTATATTCTGCAGTTTTGTTCATTGGAGTTCAAAATTCTCAGACTGTACAACCTGCTGTGGATGTTGAAAGAACTGTATTTTACAGAGAGAAAGCTGCTGGGATGTACTCCCCTCTTCCTTATGCATTTGCGCAG GTTGCAATTGAAATCCCCTACACATTGGCCCAGACATTGATTTATGGGGTTCTAACTTACAGTATGATAAACTTTCATTGGACTTTCTCAAAGTTCATGTGGTATCTCTACATAATGTTCTGCACCTTCCTTTACTTCACTTACTATGGAATGATGGCTGTCGCATTGACACCAAACTCGGACATTGCTGCGATTGTTTCCGCTGCTTTCTATGCCATCTGGAATCTCTTTGCAGGCTTTGTGATCCCTCTCCCG AGAATACCGAAATGGTGGAAATGGTACTTCTGGGCATGCCCAATTGCATGGACATTGTATGGCTTAATATCCTCTCAATTTGGGGACATTGACACACCTATGGACGACACTGGGAAGACAGTGAAGCAGTTCGTAAGGGATTATTTTGGTTACAAGCGTTCTTTTTTAGGAGGAGTTGCTGCTGCAGAGATTGGATTCAATTTGCTCTTTGCCTTCGTCTTTGCATTAGGAATTAGGCAGCTCAACTTCCAGAAAAGATAG
- the LOC120260845 gene encoding V-type proton ATPase subunit c''2-like, whose amino-acid sequence MENPGSSSRSQALMRISPYTFSSIGITVSIAVSILGAAWYIYVTGSSLIGASIKARGITSKNFISVIFCETVAIYGVIIAIILQTKLESVPPSQIYAAESLRAGYAIFASVLLGCLE is encoded by the exons ATGGAAAATCCGGGATCGAGCTCGCGCTCGCAGGCATTGATGCGGATCTCTCCCTACACATTCTCTTCAATCGGGATCACCGTCTCCATTGCTGTCTCTATTCTCGGCGCTGCTTGGTAT atttatgTAACCGGTAGTAGCTTGATTGGAGCCTCAATCAAAGCCCGTGGAATCACCTCCAAGAATTTCATCAG TGTGATATTTTGTGAAACTGTTGCCATTTATGGAGTCATTATTGCTATCATTTTACAAACAAAGCTGGAAAGTGTGCCACCATCTCAGATATATGCAGCTGAGTCTCTCAGAGCTGGATATGCAATATTTGCTTCTG TGCTCTTGGGTTGTTTGGAGTAA
- the LOC120261490 gene encoding uncharacterized protein LOC120261490 isoform X2, with translation MAGGGKGNMERVRRGFRTVFFMLTMVASLLLLSAPVAVAVGDVSVSLALASKFACARCYGLREHLRRYGFRSSLMDIPVVSILRSLIITCIYFLSDEPGLSHGPYVGSTTLCSFSSIVILLVKACVFTPVLEEVDSDEALTSLLRARLNSMVSWGVPFLFLSSLVFALFHVVVAYRTSCKARRKLLFHCVDPESVLLCKNSFSGYPKVPRSPSCCNGKHSKSDSETKRKASFRDERDLPISFLADIDSLFIACQGITVHYKLCLPESPLPLSIPFSPFLELSPNSRPPSMSSGSFRLERPLPVTSKIHFHRTFSNQFQISSLYTPLLADSSAPSPFLADQVPALILDDEEGGGCLPGSMNLDMYLEDKDRFAVILIHGFGGGVFSWRHVMDVLARQIGCTVVAFDRPGWGLTSRPRRKDWDAKQLPNPYKLESQVDLLISFCLEMGFSSVVLVGHDDGGLLVLKAAEKIRSSMDIHVEVKGVVLISASLSREVIPAFARILLHTSLRKKHMVRPLLQTEITQVINRRAWYDATKLTAEVMNLYKASLLVEGWDEALHEIGRLSFSTVLSPENGAALLRSVEDLPVLIVAGAEDALVSLKSAQAMSSKLVNSRLVAISGCGHLPHEECPKALLAALSPFITRVRSYSDCFQRL, from the exons ATGGCGGGCGGAGGGAAAGGGAATATGGAGAGGGTTCGGAGGGGGTTTCGAACGGTGTTCTTCATGCTGACGATGGTGGCATCGCTGCTCCTGTTGTCTGCGCCGGTAGCCGTCGCGGTCGGGGATGTGTCCGTGTCGCTGGCCTTGGCTTCGAAGTTCGCGTGCGCGAGGTGTTATGGACTGAGGGAGCACTTGAGGCGATACGGATTTAGAAGCTCGTTAATGGACATACCCGTCGTTTCTATTTTGAGATCGCTTATAATCACTT GTATTTATTTCTTGAGCGATGAACCTGGCCTTTCTCATGGACCATATGTTGGATCTACAACACTCTGTTCTTTCAGTTCAATTGTCATTCTGTTAGTGAAAGCTTGTGTTTTTACTCCTGTTTTGGAGGAAGTGGACTCTGATGAAGCTTTGACCTCATTGCTGAGGGCGAGACTGAATTCAATGGTGTCATGGGGTgtgccttttcttttcctttcgtCATTAGTGTTTGCTCTTTTCCACGTTGTGGTTGCCTATAGGACGAGCTGCAAAGCACGGCGAAAGCTTTTGTTCCACTGTGTAGACCCGGAATCG GTTTTGCTTTGCAAGAATTCCTTCTCTGGATATCCCAAGGTTCCTCGATCTCCCTCCTGCTGCAATGGAAAACACTCTAAAAGTGATagtgaaacaaaaagaaaagccaGCTTTCGTGATGAGCGTGACCTTCCTATCAGTTTTCTTGCAGATATTGACAGTTTGTTCATTGCCTGTCAAGGGATTACAGTCCATTATAAGCTCTGTTTGCCTGAGTCGCCTTTACCTTTATCCATACCTTTTTCTCCCTTTCTTGAACTGAGCCCCAATAGTCGGCCACCCAGTATGTCCTCTGGAAGCTTTAGACTTGAACGTCCTTTGCCAGTTACATCCAAAATTCACTTTCATAGGACTTTTAGTAATCAATTTCAAATCTCCTCCCTGTATACTCCTTTATTGGCAGATTCTAGTGCTCCATCCCCTTTCCTGGCAGACCAAGTTCCAGCTCTGATTTTGGATGATGAGGAAGGTGGTGGCTGCTTACCTGGTTCTATGAACTTAGACATGTATTTAGAGGACAAGGATCGGTTTGCGGTAATCTTGATACATGGGTTTGGTGGAGGAGTTTTCTCATGGAGGCATGTGATGGATGTCCTAGCTCGGCAGATTGGCTGTACTGTTGTTGCCTTTGATCGCCCTGGGTGGGGGTTGACATCTCGTCCACGTAGGAAGGACTGGGATGCAAAACAATTGCCTAATCCATATAAACTTGAGTCCCAG GTTGATCTGCTTATTTCTTTCTGTTTGGAAATGGGATTTTCGTCTGTGGTTCTTGTTGGTCATGATGATGGAGGCTTGCTTGTGTTGAAGGCTGCAGAGAAAATCCGTTCCTCTATGGACATCCAT GTAGAGGTAAAGGGAGTGGTACTTATCAGTGCCAGCTTATCAAGAGAAGTCATTCCTGCCTTTGCTCGAATCCTCTTGCATACTTCACTGCGGAAGAAACATATGGTCCGTCCTCTACTGCAGACAGAAATTACTCAAGTCATTAATCGCCGTGCATGGTATGATGCCACAAAATTAACAGCAGAGGTTATGAACCTTTATAAG GCATCATTACTTGTCGAAGGTTGGGATGAAGCACTTCATGAGATTGGAAGGTTGTCCTTCTCAACAGTCCTTTCTCCAGAAAATGGTGCTGCTTTGTTGAGATCAGTGGAGGACCTTCCTGTATTGATAGTTGCTGGCGCTGAAGATGCACTTGTATCATTGAAGTCAGCTCAAGCAATGTCTTCAAAGCTTGTAAATTCT AGACTTGTCGCAATATCAGGATGCGGCCATCTTCCGCACGAGGAGTGTCCCAAGGCACTTCTTGCAGCTCTATCACCCTTCATAACCAGAGTGCGATCATATTCTGATTGTTTTCAAAGACTATAG
- the LOC120260843 gene encoding uncharacterized protein LOC120260843, protein MDGDRAEPTSNTAVGLCLLPSELIHEILLRLSIPDLLLLRAVSRTLSSLLASSDFRRLYSPASSGPCLFVLTKRFPRDALLRVFHPASSRWLRLPSALLPSSTDPYLLAASGDHILFASNSRRELLALNLSSRSISTLPHPPLGPRRTSSWRRSGLKLISDGSHFRFLFAEIVGDRPFLYEYGSVTGTWRSSEAVTNLQPVRGGVWLNLVQFGNESVILRAGPSDEDYPIVLRPRLSAALIPRQVEDPLRVYGGDGKMVVVRSTAVGVGMRVVTAVEVWAVTAAAGGGVAWEMVTAAPEEVVEKIRRPFGVMMGCMEEENESMGMIMRLRIVLVSNLEGSWAITWLGRDAAGCWVWVPVPAPESGSTGFFNMAGIVLSSCFSGLSLLF, encoded by the coding sequence ATGGACGGTGATCGGGCGGAGCCGACGAGCAACACTGCCGTGGGGCTGTGCCTTCTCCCGTCGGAGCTGATCCACGAGATCCTTCTCCGCCTCTCCATCCCGGATCTTCTCCTCCTCCGCGCCGTTTCCCGGACCCTTTCCTCTCTCCTCGCCTCCTCCGATTTCCGCCGTCTCTACTCCCCCGCCTCCTCTGGCCCCTGCCTCTTTGTCCTCACCAAGCGCTTCCCTCGCGACGCCCTCCTTCGTGTCTTCCACCCTGCTTCCTCCCGTTGGCTCCGTCTCCCCTCCGCTCTCCTCCCCTCCTCCACCGATCCCTACCTTCTTGCCGCCTCCGGCGATCACATCCTCTTCGCCTCTAACTCTCGCCGTGAGCTCCTTGCCCTGAATCTTTCGTCCAGATCCATCTCGACTCTTCCCCATCCACCGCTCGGCCCCCGTCGCACCTCCTCCTGGCGCCGATCGGGCCTGAAGCTCATCTCCGATGGCTCCCATTTCCGTTTCCTCTTTGCCGAGATCGTCGGAGATCGTCCTTTCCTCTATGAGTACGGCTCCGTCACCGGCACTTGGCGGTCATCCGAGGCCGTCACCAACCTTCAACCGGTACGTGGCGGTGTCTGGCTGAACCTGGTCCAGTTTGGCAACGAAAGCGTGATCCTGCGAGCTGGACCATCGGATGAAGATTATCCAATTGTTCTACGGCCCAGGTTGAGTGCAGCGCTGATCCCAAGACAAGTGGAGGACCCATTAAGAGTGTACGGTGGGGATGGGAAGATGGTGGTGGTGAGATCGACGGCGGTGGGGGTGGGAATGAGGGTGGTCACCGCGGTGGAGGTGTGGGCGGTGACGGCGGCAGCGGGCGGAGGAGTGGCGTGGGAGATGGTGACGGCGGCGCCGGAGGAGGTGGTGGAGAAGATCAGAAGGCCGTTCGGAGTGATGATGGGGTGCATGGAGGAGGAAAACGAAAGCATGGGAATGATCATGCGGCTGAGAATCGTTCTGGTTTCAAATCTCGAGGGATCTTGGGCTATAACTTGGTTGGGCCGAGACGCTGCCGGTTGTTGGGTTTGGGTCCCGGTCCCCGCTCCGGAATCCGGGTCCACAGGGTTCTTCAACATGGCTGGCATTGTTCTCTCCTCCTGCTTCTCTGGCCTTAGCCTGCTTTTCTAG
- the LOC120261490 gene encoding uncharacterized protein LOC120261490 isoform X1, protein MAGGGKGNMERVRRGFRTVFFMLTMVASLLLLSAPVAVAVGDVSVSLALASKFACARCYGLREHLRRYGFRSSLMDIPVVSILRSLIITCIYFLSDEPGLSHGPYVGSTTLCSFSSIVILLVKACVFTPVLEEVDSDEALTSLLRARLNSMVSWGVPFLFLSSLVFALFHVVVAYRTSCKARRKLLFHCVDPESVLLCKNSFSGYPKVPRSPSCCNGKHSKSDSETKRKASFRDERDLPISFLADIDSLFIACQGITVHYKLCLPESPLPLSIPFSPFLELSPNSRPPSMSSGSFRLERPLPVTSKIHFHRTFSNQFQISSLYTPLLADSSAPSPFLADQVPALILDDEEGGGCLPGSMNLDMYLEDKDRFAVILIHGFGGGVFSWRHVMDVLARQIGCTVVAFDRPGWGLTSRPRRKDWDAKQLPNPYKLESQVDLLISFCLEMGFSSVVLVGHDDGGLLVLKAAEKIRSSMDIHVEVKGVVLISASLSREVIPAFARILLHTSLRKKHMVRPLLQTEITQVINRRAWYDATKLTAEVMNLYKASLLVEGWDEALHEIGRLSFSTVLSPENGAALLRSVEDLPVLIVAGAEDALVSLKSAQAMSSKLVNSVSLFLYVSVICSQNFRWFEHRESLYHPNKVAAYVSKVIFSSQNRIVLHNTNQPNTIADYIFFLHEHMLMLITDIDFVGKECLCLRYSICQIPLSSSLIFALLMCLAETCRNIRMRPSSARGVSQGTSCSSITLHNQSAIIF, encoded by the exons ATGGCGGGCGGAGGGAAAGGGAATATGGAGAGGGTTCGGAGGGGGTTTCGAACGGTGTTCTTCATGCTGACGATGGTGGCATCGCTGCTCCTGTTGTCTGCGCCGGTAGCCGTCGCGGTCGGGGATGTGTCCGTGTCGCTGGCCTTGGCTTCGAAGTTCGCGTGCGCGAGGTGTTATGGACTGAGGGAGCACTTGAGGCGATACGGATTTAGAAGCTCGTTAATGGACATACCCGTCGTTTCTATTTTGAGATCGCTTATAATCACTT GTATTTATTTCTTGAGCGATGAACCTGGCCTTTCTCATGGACCATATGTTGGATCTACAACACTCTGTTCTTTCAGTTCAATTGTCATTCTGTTAGTGAAAGCTTGTGTTTTTACTCCTGTTTTGGAGGAAGTGGACTCTGATGAAGCTTTGACCTCATTGCTGAGGGCGAGACTGAATTCAATGGTGTCATGGGGTgtgccttttcttttcctttcgtCATTAGTGTTTGCTCTTTTCCACGTTGTGGTTGCCTATAGGACGAGCTGCAAAGCACGGCGAAAGCTTTTGTTCCACTGTGTAGACCCGGAATCG GTTTTGCTTTGCAAGAATTCCTTCTCTGGATATCCCAAGGTTCCTCGATCTCCCTCCTGCTGCAATGGAAAACACTCTAAAAGTGATagtgaaacaaaaagaaaagccaGCTTTCGTGATGAGCGTGACCTTCCTATCAGTTTTCTTGCAGATATTGACAGTTTGTTCATTGCCTGTCAAGGGATTACAGTCCATTATAAGCTCTGTTTGCCTGAGTCGCCTTTACCTTTATCCATACCTTTTTCTCCCTTTCTTGAACTGAGCCCCAATAGTCGGCCACCCAGTATGTCCTCTGGAAGCTTTAGACTTGAACGTCCTTTGCCAGTTACATCCAAAATTCACTTTCATAGGACTTTTAGTAATCAATTTCAAATCTCCTCCCTGTATACTCCTTTATTGGCAGATTCTAGTGCTCCATCCCCTTTCCTGGCAGACCAAGTTCCAGCTCTGATTTTGGATGATGAGGAAGGTGGTGGCTGCTTACCTGGTTCTATGAACTTAGACATGTATTTAGAGGACAAGGATCGGTTTGCGGTAATCTTGATACATGGGTTTGGTGGAGGAGTTTTCTCATGGAGGCATGTGATGGATGTCCTAGCTCGGCAGATTGGCTGTACTGTTGTTGCCTTTGATCGCCCTGGGTGGGGGTTGACATCTCGTCCACGTAGGAAGGACTGGGATGCAAAACAATTGCCTAATCCATATAAACTTGAGTCCCAG GTTGATCTGCTTATTTCTTTCTGTTTGGAAATGGGATTTTCGTCTGTGGTTCTTGTTGGTCATGATGATGGAGGCTTGCTTGTGTTGAAGGCTGCAGAGAAAATCCGTTCCTCTATGGACATCCAT GTAGAGGTAAAGGGAGTGGTACTTATCAGTGCCAGCTTATCAAGAGAAGTCATTCCTGCCTTTGCTCGAATCCTCTTGCATACTTCACTGCGGAAGAAACATATGGTCCGTCCTCTACTGCAGACAGAAATTACTCAAGTCATTAATCGCCGTGCATGGTATGATGCCACAAAATTAACAGCAGAGGTTATGAACCTTTATAAG GCATCATTACTTGTCGAAGGTTGGGATGAAGCACTTCATGAGATTGGAAGGTTGTCCTTCTCAACAGTCCTTTCTCCAGAAAATGGTGCTGCTTTGTTGAGATCAGTGGAGGACCTTCCTGTATTGATAGTTGCTGGCGCTGAAGATGCACTTGTATCATTGAAGTCAGCTCAAGCAATGTCTTCAAAGCTTGTAAATTCTGTAAGTTTGTTTCTCTATGTTTCTGTCATCTGTTCTCAAAATTTCAGATGGTTTGAACACCGTGAATCATTATATCATCCAAACAAGGTTGCGGCTTATGTTTCCAAAGTTATTTTTTCTTCCCAAAATAGAATAGTGCTCCACAATACTAATCAACCTAACACAATTgctgattatattttttttctgcaTGAACACATGCTGATGCTGATTACAGATATAGATTTTGTTGGGAAAGAATGCCTCTGTTTAAGGTACTCAATTTGTCAGATTCCGTTGTCCAGTTCATTAATCTTTGCATTGCTAATGTGTCTTGCAGAGACTTGTCGCAATATCAGGATGCGGCCATCTTCCGCACGAGGAGTGTCCCAAGGCACTTCTTGCAGCTCTATCACCCTTCATAACCAGAGTGCGATCATATTCTGA